The Herbaspirillum sp. DW155 genomic interval ACCGCGCCTCAAGGACCAGACCGGCACCTATTTCGATACGCCCGACCTGCTGCTGCGCCAGCACGAAGCCGGCCTGCGGGTGCGCCGGACCGGAAGTGAATATATCCAGACCCTCAAGGCCGGCGGCGGCGTCAGTGGCGGCCTGCACCAGCGCAATGAATGGGAGTCCCTGGTGGAAGGTGAACAACCCGACCTGCCGGTGCTGCGCGAGCTGGCAGCCTCCGACGAAGCCTGGGCCAGGAAGGTGTTTTCCGACAAGACCGCCGCGCAGTTGACGCCCATCTTCAGCACGCGCATCCAGCGCATGGTGTGGGATCTGGTGCTGGCCGACGGCGCCGAGGTCGAATGCGTGCTCGACCAGGGCAGCGTCGAACATGGCGCACTCACGGCGGAGGTCTGCGAAATCGAACTGGAACTCAAACAGGGCGAGGCCAGTGCCCTCTTCGACTTCGCGTTGCAGTTGCTGCAGGACCTGCCGCTGCGCATCGGCATCCAGAGCAAGGCACAACGTGGCTATGCGCTGTTCCATCAGGCCCGCCGCGCCCAGAGCGGGGCGGCCGCCGTGTCTTCGGCCAGTCGCGCCAGGCCGCTGGAACTGGCACGCAAGATGCCGGTGGAGCAGGCTTTCCTGGCGGTGGTCAACAATTGCATGGCGCAGATTCAGGCCAATGACATCGCCGACCAGGACAGCGAGGACATCGAACGCCTGCACCAGATGCGCGTGGGTCTGCGTCGCCTGCGATCGGCCTTCACCCTGTTTGAACCCGAGATCGTCCTGCCCGCACCTCTGGCGGCCGAATTCGATTGGGTCTCACAAGCCATCGGTAACGCACGCGACTGGGATGTGCTGGCGACCCAGACCCTGACGACCCTGCCACCACAGGCCATCGGCGCCATCGATCTGGAACGGGTACGTCACGCCGCACTGGTGGAGGCCGGCAAGGAACATGCGCGGGCGGTGCAAGCCGTGGCCTCCCCGCGCTACACCGCACTGGTACTGCAGTTCAGCCGCTGGCTGTTGCTGGCGGGCTGGCGCGAGGGACTCGATGCAGCCGGGCAGAAGGCGCTGGCACAACCGTTGTCACGCTTTGCGCAGCAGCGGCTGCGGCGGGATGAGAAGCGGCTCAACAAGCGCGGCGAACATCTGGAAGAGAATGACCGCGCGCGCCACCGTGCCCGCATTGCCGCCAAGAAGATGCGCTACGACATCGAGTTCTTCCAGGCCCTGTATGGGGAAAAGAGCAGCCGCCCCTACCTGAAGGCGCTGTCGCGCCTGCAGGACCAGCTCGGCCTGCAGAATGACCTGGTGGTCGCCGATGCCCTGCTGCAGCAACTGCAGCAGAAGCAGGCGCGTA includes:
- a CDS encoding CHAD domain-containing protein, with amino-acid sequence METELKLLLAPEHTKAFIGHPLIKRHALAAPRLKDQTGTYFDTPDLLLRQHEAGLRVRRTGSEYIQTLKAGGGVSGGLHQRNEWESLVEGEQPDLPVLRELAASDEAWARKVFSDKTAAQLTPIFSTRIQRMVWDLVLADGAEVECVLDQGSVEHGALTAEVCEIELELKQGEASALFDFALQLLQDLPLRIGIQSKAQRGYALFHQARRAQSGAAAVSSASRARPLELARKMPVEQAFLAVVNNCMAQIQANDIADQDSEDIERLHQMRVGLRRLRSAFTLFEPEIVLPAPLAAEFDWVSQAIGNARDWDVLATQTLTTLPPQAIGAIDLERVRHAALVEAGKEHARAVQAVASPRYTALVLQFSRWLLLAGWREGLDAAGQKALAQPLSRFAQQRLRRDEKRLNKRGEHLEENDRARHRARIAAKKMRYDIEFFQALYGEKSSRPYLKALSRLQDQLGLQNDLVVADALLQQLQQKQARIAPSIAYARGYLAGQVRDGHERTRRLWKKWKAQELPQ